One genomic window of Parasteatoda tepidariorum isolate YZ-2023 chromosome 9, CAS_Ptep_4.0, whole genome shotgun sequence includes the following:
- the LOC107439903 gene encoding uncharacterized protein (The sequence of the model RefSeq protein was modified relative to this genomic sequence to represent the inferred CDS: added 174 bases not found in genome assembly), whose amino-acid sequence MEKNGIMTKISSCFPENYAFSRHSFKTNDPKMCKDDVNPALFCSVPDSIVDDNAMDVQECSVRTITNKTDKGSKPDFSFNDKTFFSLIHGKQGNEFQNAILPSWNNNSGYSFSQNSLVNNNKSISSNSFQVLESFSTPRNPNPCESASNSVLNTDSPLSFVIDDDESSSSIEEIFHPKQDDFEEISRNYAARHVVHLSTAAEKSPPNQTQHSEERKITPISIIPASALKLVEHSTPIKDQVTPELPPPLICIDDDEESCQSSIKANYEVIDVVDSPEMPILTPFSSDDEEVLKIKQEVISEDEVEKAVSKEDQLLSEASGMRQPQVLLRRISLEQCLQFTPGSKNSFADASLLNKAKNSSFDGPEIEEIEGVRFFQFRSKQDMDEFNRKPEFGIEDLDMILPTKTMDITQIKGWRDKYFASESQLHCFQLDSKENDSLMSSYTCEKKVHVCHDASSMNVDSSLCVTDEDDFKKSNLEDSKVDTKCLNKLNTESKFKSQNVSSESKDLKTQLSAFISEDLDSFLKTKSELQVNYLQRINPNIMPIPPNAGILSLGKLKQPDRPFQYRNRRFFLYKPNPTNVDEVKDSPRTSEVNVSSPEVISMNSSDHSSSDDDDIPVAKLTTVKRRKLRLTSLDLETCTKRRKSDESSEQSERLVLRLTKESKGSSEGYKISEGFNKKSDLSSSSSSSVSSTPASSRPPSPAPPSCSSDEEVPDEFKNEGNASSIITRSIFVKNEEPKLLSEFIKNLNLLGTSKDVTMLVESNKSYFKEIPILDKTTCNEALTALLSNDELLQVKKPKSRRKLKTWQKYLPKKLTTNQKLKISKTKEDNLNAETSVNTANIKTSASTNIKTTNSIKNTRKKKLDNNVIIENNTRGKRSIKVPLRFKAGGDWVSPIFVDDPKKTRKQLLEVPPVVVEDPKKTRKQLLEVLNKVTNDSNKQPESSTIRESIVDISTPSEPCSLIQTTKQKSPGVKAIKSAKVNNVKTPPKSKVETLQKLKKVRGKKLTEKKIELTKFKTREAETELSSSSTSSSPTSNSSSESADENVSLLKCTFDNFPYYLPACACLPCSRTASFNHKSKELICYNDHSSKCSGSEPNPNALFNHTFSHEASEPVRLSIPWKENDSSDSILQISESIISNGLLVSEEVKNAICNEGSSSDIKSNKDAEVEEKCNSKVLPLETLQLKSSDNSPVSDKVVKQISNSQTSVYKSPMYLTNANIHPLPSQLPVPILPKTSNVMPVPIIPTASSKTSYSGGLESNVILLVPTYAQKSTSDNSANCTLQNKPPDDQSSKPKPTILHRTQSPSNTECNSPVSRAVLRTNVPKLVQGAHLLRFENGRLLYYQPEKKSSPIDNSTGGSSVSNPSVESNILKDILKGENVKCNYPLHDTKDKKQTVEAKVGDKINDEIPKRTNKRGRTRRKSPIMKRSLNDGADLVVDVETVDEKFNPLEQVSSNDRDRLLDPAKGNDSDSIFTSDNANEVKSSKQRQNQKYALRKNFERLRNSSEFFKEASSSKEVLDRALYAIRKYKKREQALRVMKHRLRIHNTRLLGKFLLCLQGIKDTNVRNLAKKQVIKNLAHDWVKQTLIHQKKFPDEPPKKRRKASNKAPGSDYEAHMKSQSNDSAESKASATSSICVDAVQSAKPSLSIDVSQMQYNVDIEPQMDFEVSEEPQADFEMFKDFQVDYAAKAKISRTENKKKSSEKDTNSNKIQTSVNSIDKPSVKREIQEENCKEVLKLHSSPSKEFRTSEFENKLESVSSTCPSQIFEDTPSDDNLPEDGPLIIDISDDENPIPAKVPTESIKDNKNNTLPNKDSKDAEEKLKSYPGLKVLYSAEIFEEFEEDVSQASQNNNIPEILR is encoded by the exons atggaaaaaaatggtattatGACTAAAATAAGTTCATGTTTCCCCGAAAATTACGCTTTCAGTAGACACTCATTTAAAACCAATGACCCCAAAATGTGCAAAGATGATGTTAACCCCGCATTATTTTGCAGCGTACCAGACTCCATTGTTGATGATAATGCAATGGATGTACAAGAATGCTCCGTTAGAACAATCACCAATAAAACCGATAAAGGAAGCAAACCTGATTTCAGTTTCAATGATAAAACCTTCTTTTCTTTGATTCATGGAAAACAGGGCAATGAATTCCAAAATGCGATATTGCCATCTTGGAATAATAACTCCGGGTATTCGTTTTCACAAAATTCGCTagttaacaacaacaaaagcaTTTCGAGTAATTCTTTCCAAGTTTTAGAATCATTTTCCACTCCCCGCAATCCTAATCCCTGCGAATCAGCTTCGAATAGCGTTCTCAACACTGATTCACCTCTTAGTTTTGTAATTGACGACGATGAGAGCAGTTCTAGCATTGAAGAAATATTCCACCCCAAACAAGATGATTTTGAAGAGATCAGTAGAAACTATGCTGCACGCCACGTTGTTCATTTGAGTACTGCAGCTGAAAAATCACCACCAAATCAAACACAACACAGTGAGGAGCGTAAAATCACCCCTATCTCCATAATTCCCGCCTCAGCCTTAAAACTTGTGGAGCATTCAACCCCTATAAAAGATCAGGTGACACCCGAACTTCCACCTCCTTTAATTTGCATAGATGACGACGAGGAATCCTGCCAAAGTTCAATCAAAGCAAATTATGAAGTAATCGATGTTGTTGATTCCCCTGAAATGCCGATTTTAACCCCTTTTTCATCCGATGATGAAGAAgttctgaaaattaaacaagaagTCATCAGTGAAGATGAAGTAGAAAAAGCGGTTTCTAAGGAGGATCAGTTACTTTCTGAAGCTAGTGGAATGCGACAGCCTCAAGTTCTTCTACGGAGAATTTCTTTAGAGCAGTGTTTGCAATTCACGCCTGGAAGTAAAAACTCTTTTGCTGATGCGTCTTTGTTAAATAAAGCCAAGAATTCTTCCTTTGATGGTCCAGAAATTGAAGAAATCGAAGGTGTACGATTTTTCCAGTTTCGATCCAAGCAAGACATGGATGAATTTAACCGGAAACCAGAATTCGGTATCGAAGACCTTGATATGATACTTCCTACAAAAACGATGGATATAACTCAAATTAAGGGTTGGAGGGACAAGTATTTTGCATCTGAATCGCAGTTGCATTGTTTTCAACTTGATAGCAAGGAAAATGATTCCTTGATGTCGAGTTATACTTGTGAGAAAAAAGTACATGTGTGCCATGATGCCAGCTCTATGAATGTGGATAGCTCATTATGTGTGACTGATGAGGACGATTTTAAGAAATCGAATTTGGAAGACAGTAAAGTAGATACCAAATGTCTCAACAAATTAAATacagaatcaaaatttaagtcTCAAAATGTTAGTAGTGAATCTAAAGATTTAAAGACTCAGTTGTCAGCATTTATTAGTGAAGATTTGGATAGCTTTTTGAAAACCAAATCAGAATTGCAAGTTAATTATTTACAGAGAATAAATCCGAATATTATGCCCATTCCACCAAATGCAGGTATTCTATCTTTGGGAAAGTTAAAGCAACCAGACAGACCTTTTCAATATCGAAACAGAAGATTTTTCCTGTATAAACCAAATCCAACGAATGTTGATGAGGTTAAAGATTCACCAAGAACTTCTGAAGTTAATGTTAGTTCGCCTGAAGTCATTTCTATGAATTCATCGGATCATAGTTCCAGTGACGACGATGATATTCCAGTTGCCAAATTGACCACTGTTAAAAGGAGAAAACTACGCCTAACTAGTTTGGACCTTGAGACATGTACTAAACGTCGAAAGAGTGACGAAAGTTCCGAGCAGTCCGAGAGACTTGTGCTCAGACTGACAAAAGAAAGTAAAGGAAGCTCAGAAGGTTATAAGATATCTGAaggttttaacaaaaaatctgatttgtCTTCTTCGTCATCTTCCTCCGTTTCATCTACACCAGCATCATCACGTCCTCCATCACCTGCTCCACCCTCTTGTTCATCAGATGAAGAAGTCCCCGACGAATTCAAAAATGAGGGCAATGCTTCTAGTATCATTACAAGaagcatttttgttaaaaacgaGGAACCAAAACTACTGTCCGAATTTATAAAGAACCTAAATTTGTTAGGCACAAGCAAAGATGTAACTATGTTAGTGGAGTCAAATAAATCTTACTTTAAGGAAATTCCTATTTTAGATAAGACAACATGCAATGAAGCTCTCACTGCTCTTTTGTCTAATGATGAATTATTGCAGGTAAAGAAACCGAAGTCTAGAAGAAAACTTAAAACGTGGCAAAAGTATTTGCCTAAGAAGCTTACAACCAatcaaaagctaaaaatttctaaaacaaaagaaGATAATCTGAATGCTGAAACAAGTGTAAACActgcaaatattaaaacaagtgcatctacaaatattaaaactacaAACAGCATCAAGAATACGAGGAAGAAAAAGCTTGATAATAAcgttataattgaaaataatacgaGAGGTAAGCGATCTATTAAAGTCCCTCTTCGGTTTAAAGCAGGCGGTGATTGGGTTTCGCCAATTTTCGTCGATGATCCTAAAAAAACCCGCAAACAACTGTTAGAAGTTCCGCCTGTTGTCGTCGAGGACCCTAAGAAGACCAGAAAACAACTATTAGAAGTTCTTAATAAAGTAACAAACGACTCAAACAAACAACCTGAGAGCAGCACCATTAGGGAATCGATTGTAGATATTAGTACACCTTCCGAGCCGTGTTCCTTAATTCAAACTACCAAACAAAAATCACCCGGTGTGAAAGCAATCAAATCTGCCAAGGTAAATAATGTTAAGACACCTCCTAAATCTAAAGTCGAAAcccttcaaaaattaaaaaaagtccgAGGAAAAAaactgacagaaaaaaaaattgaattgactaaatttaaaactcGTGAAGCAGAAACTGAACTAAGTTCTTCTAGTACTAGTTCTAGTCCTACTTCCAATTCATCGTCAGAAAGTGCAGACGAAAATGTGAGTCTGCTGAAGTGTACTTTTGATAACTTTCCTTATTATTTGCCTGCTTGTGCTTGCCTGCCTTGTTCAAGAACTGCTAGCTTTAATCATAAGtcaaaagaattaatttgcTACAATGATCATTCATCCAAGTGCAGTGGATCCGAACCTAATCCGAATGCACTATTTAACCATACATTTTCCCATGAAGCAAGCGAACCTGTCAGACTTTCGATTCCTTGGAAAGAAAACGATTCTTCCGATTCTATACTGCAAATTTCGGAATCTATAATTAGCAATGGATTGCTTGTAAGCGAAGAGGTGAAAAACGCCATCTGCAACGAAGGCAGTTCTAGTgatattaaaagcaataaagatGCAGAAGTTGAAGAAAAATGCAACTCAAAGGTATTGCCCTTAGAAACGTTGCAACTGAAATCTTCTGACAACTCACCTGTAAGTGATAAGGTGGTGAAGCAGATTTCGAATTCTCAAACGAGTGTGTACAAATCACCTATGTATTTAACAAATGCTAACATACATCCTCTGCCTTCTCAGTTGCCAGTGCCTATATTACCTAAAACCTCGAATGTAATGCCTGTACCTATTATCCCTACAGCAAGTTCAAAAACAAGTTATTCCGGTGGTTTAGAATCCAACGTTATACTGCTTGTTCCGACTTATGCTCAAAAATCAACTTCTGACAATTCTGCTAATTGCACTCTTCAAAATAAACCGCCTGATGACCAAAGCTCTAAACCTAAGCCTACAATATTGCATCGAACACAATCTCCTTCCAATACCGAGTGCAACTCGCCAGTTAGTAGAGCAGTATTGAGAACTAATGTTCCTAAATTAGTTCAAGGAGCACACTTGCTGCGATTTGAAAATGGCCGACTTCTTTATTATCAACCTGAAAAGAAATCTAGTCCGATTGATAACTCCACTGGTGGTTCTTCAGTTTCTAATCCATCTGTGGAATCGAATATCTTGAAAGATATACTAAAAGGCGAAAATGTGAAATGTAACTATCCATTACACGATACCAAAGACAAGAAACAGACTGTCGAGGCAAAAGTTGGTGATAAGATTAATGATGAAATTCCTAAAAGAACTAACAAACGAGGTAGGACACGAAGGAAAAGTCCCATTATGAAGCGGTCATTGAATGATGGCGCCGATCTCGTCGTTGATGTAGAGACGGTGGATGAGAAATTTAATCCCCTTGAACAAGTATCATCGAATGATCGAGATCGGCTGCTTGACCCAGCCAAAGGTAACGATAGTGATTCCATTTTTACTTCGGACAATGCCAACGAAGTTAAAAGTTCGAAACAAAGACAAAATCAAAAGTATGCTTTGAGGAAAAACTTTGAAAGACTAAGAAATTCATCTGAGTTTTTCAAAGAGGCTTCCAGCTCTAAAGAAGTATTAGACagg GCTTTGTATGCAATAAGGAAATATAAGAAAAGAGAACAAGCATTGCGCGTGATGAAGCATAGGTTACGAATACATAATACTCGCCTATTGGGAAAATTCCTACTCTGTTTGCAGG GTATTAAAGATACAAACGTTAGGAATTTAGCTAAAAAGCAAGTTATCAAGAATCTAGCTCATGATTGGGTGAAACAAACGTTGATTCatcagaaaaaatttccagatgAACCTCCTAAAAAACGTAGAAAGGCATCCAATAAAGCTCCTGGCAGTG ATTATGAAGCTCACATGAAAAGTCAATCAAATGATTCTGCTGAAAGTAAAGCTTCAGCGACGAGCTCCATTTGCGTTGATGCCGTTCAAAGTGCAAAACCTTCTCTATCAATCGATG TTTCACAGATGCAATACAATGTGGATATTGAGCCACAAATGGATTTTGAAGTTTCAGAAGAACCACAGGCTGATTTTGAAATGTTCAAAGACTTCCAAGTGGACTATGCTGCAAAAGCTAAAATTTCTAGgaccgaaaataaaaaaaaatctagtgaaAAAGACACTAATTCTAACAAAATCCAAACAAGTGTAAATAGTATAGATAAACCTAGTGTAAAAAGAGAGATTCAAGAGGAAAACTGTAAAGAAGTTCTTAAATTACATTCTAGTCCTTCTAAAGAATTTAGAACttctgaatttgaaaataaactagaaaGTGTTTCAAGTACATGCCCCAGTCAAATATTTgaag